A region from the Streptomyces lydicus genome encodes:
- a CDS encoding helix-turn-helix domain-containing protein: protein MPTDQPASEPPAGPGDASPPASAPADPPASAPAENLFLELLATGAPAEDYERPVLRARAEGASAGRLAALERAKLLALRVRAELEDRRRREAELSALYATAHDLAGLRDLDAVLRAIVRRARSLLGTEVAYLTLHDTAAGDTYMRVTDGSVSARFQQLRLGMGEGLGGLVAQTARPYVTDSYFHDERFRHTRTIDSGVHDEGLVAILGVPLMLGSGVIGVLFAADRRERVFEHGQIALLAAHAAHAAVAIDTANLLAGTRKTLTELEAANEIIRDRSAAIERASDIHDRLTELVLRGGGVVDVADAVAEVLHGEVEFAEPGRAPAEALDRSRADGHAVREGAEWVAAVGAGGEVLGALVLRGHPALDPVDQRTLERAAMVTSLLLLARRTAGEAEQRVRGELLHDLLDAADRDPRLLGERAARVGADLDAPHVVLAARTDGPPPGHGDAVPPAYGVSALPAQGDSTLAAHGAPISDRDAASPSRATSPPRATSPPGAASPPDAGSPPHGASPPGGADRRRLWSAASHLAATRHGLAAERDGGAVLLLPLGSDGDPAHTAREIAARLGAALHQPVTVGASAPVPAPAARPAAVADAYAEARRCREALRVLGRSGQGAAAADFGFLGLLLADTRDVDGFVHRTLGAVADYDARRGTELLRTLDAYFTCGMSPARTKDALHVHVNTVAQRLERVSRLLGPEWQTPARALEIQLALRLHQLSSVVTRDTGG from the coding sequence ATGCCCACCGATCAGCCTGCGTCAGAGCCGCCCGCCGGGCCCGGGGACGCGTCCCCGCCGGCCTCCGCCCCGGCCGATCCGCCCGCCTCCGCCCCGGCCGAGAACCTCTTCCTCGAACTCCTGGCCACCGGCGCCCCCGCCGAGGACTACGAGCGGCCGGTGCTGCGCGCCCGGGCCGAGGGCGCGTCGGCCGGCCGTCTCGCCGCACTGGAGCGGGCCAAGCTCCTCGCGCTGCGGGTACGTGCCGAGCTGGAGGACCGCCGACGGCGCGAGGCCGAGCTGTCCGCGCTCTACGCCACCGCGCACGACCTGGCCGGGCTGCGCGACCTCGACGCGGTGCTGCGTGCGATCGTGCGCCGGGCCCGGTCCCTGCTGGGCACCGAGGTCGCCTACCTCACCCTCCACGACACCGCCGCCGGCGACACTTATATGCGGGTCACCGACGGCTCGGTCTCCGCGCGGTTCCAGCAGCTGCGGCTCGGCATGGGCGAAGGACTCGGCGGGCTGGTCGCACAGACCGCCCGCCCGTACGTCACCGACAGCTACTTCCACGACGAGCGGTTCCGGCACACCCGCACCATCGACTCGGGCGTCCACGACGAGGGCCTGGTGGCGATCCTCGGGGTCCCGCTGATGCTCGGCAGCGGCGTGATCGGCGTCCTCTTCGCCGCCGACCGCCGCGAGCGGGTCTTCGAACACGGTCAGATCGCCCTGCTCGCCGCCCATGCGGCGCATGCCGCCGTCGCGATCGACACCGCCAACCTCCTCGCCGGGACCCGTAAGACACTCACCGAACTGGAGGCCGCCAACGAGATCATCCGCGACCGCAGTGCGGCCATCGAGCGCGCCTCGGACATCCACGACCGGCTGACCGAACTGGTGCTGCGCGGAGGCGGGGTCGTGGACGTGGCGGACGCGGTGGCGGAAGTCCTGCACGGCGAGGTCGAGTTCGCCGAACCCGGCCGGGCACCGGCCGAAGCGCTGGACCGCTCGCGCGCCGACGGCCACGCCGTACGGGAGGGCGCCGAATGGGTCGCGGCGGTCGGGGCGGGCGGTGAGGTCCTGGGCGCCCTCGTGCTGCGCGGTCACCCGGCCCTCGACCCGGTCGACCAGCGCACCCTGGAGCGGGCCGCCATGGTCACCTCGCTGCTCCTGCTCGCCCGGCGGACCGCCGGCGAGGCCGAACAGCGCGTGCGCGGCGAGCTGTTGCACGACCTGCTGGACGCCGCCGACCGCGACCCCCGCCTCCTCGGCGAGCGCGCGGCCCGGGTCGGCGCGGACCTCGACGCACCGCATGTCGTCCTGGCGGCACGGACCGACGGTCCACCACCGGGACACGGAGATGCTGTACCACCGGCGTACGGAGTCAGCGCGCTCCCGGCACAGGGAGACAGCACGCTCGCGGCGCACGGAGCGCCGATATCCGATCGCGACGCCGCGTCCCCGTCCAGGGCCACCTCCCCGCCCAGGGCCACCTCCCCGCCCGGCGCTGCCTCCCCACCTGATGCCGGCTCCCCGCCCCACGGGGCCTCCCCGCCCGGCGGCGCCGACCGCCGCCGCCTGTGGTCGGCGGCCTCCCATCTCGCCGCGACCCGCCATGGGCTGGCCGCCGAACGGGACGGCGGCGCCGTTCTGCTGCTGCCGCTCGGCTCCGACGGGGACCCGGCGCACACCGCCCGTGAGATCGCCGCCCGGCTCGGGGCCGCGCTGCACCAGCCCGTCACGGTCGGTGCCTCGGCCCCGGTCCCGGCCCCCGCCGCCCGCCCCGCGGCGGTCGCGGACGCCTACGCCGAGGCCCGGCGCTGCCGGGAGGCACTGCGGGTACTGGGCCGGTCGGGCCAGGGCGCGGCCGCCGCCGACTTCGGCTTCCTCGGCCTGCTGCTCGCCGACACCCGCGATGTGGACGGCTTCGTCCACCGCACCCTGGGCGCGGTCGCCGACTACGACGCCCGCCGCGGGACGGAACTGCTGCGCACCCTCGACGCCTACTTCACCTGCGGGATGAGCCCGGCCCGTACGAAGGACGCCCTGCATGTCCACGTGAACACCGTCGCCCAGCGTCTGGAGCGGGTGAGCCGGCTGCTGGGCCCCGAATGGCAGACCCCGGCACGCGCCCTGGAAATCCAGCTGGCGCTGCGGCTGCACCAGCTGTCCTCCGTCGTGACGCGCGATACCGGCGGGTAG
- a CDS encoding CsbD family protein codes for MGDKGAMDKMKGKAKQKAGKIMGDERMKSEGRTDEAKGKAKSAMSDAKENTQGMKDSLKGKNHS; via the coding sequence ATGGGTGACAAAGGCGCCATGGACAAGATGAAGGGCAAGGCCAAGCAGAAGGCCGGCAAGATCATGGGCGACGAGCGCATGAAGAGCGAAGGCCGTACGGACGAGGCCAAGGGCAAGGCCAAGAGCGCGATGAGCGACGCCAAGGAGAACACGCAGGGGATGAAGGACTCCCTGAAGGGCAAGAACCACTCCTGA
- a CDS encoding MFS transporter, with product MARAATAPPPPADLKRIVAASLIGTTVEWYDFFLYGSAAALVFNKLFFPGSDPLVGTLLAFLTYAVGFAARPLGALVFGHYGDRLGRKKLLVLSLLMMGGATFAIGLLPTHATVGTAAPVLLTVLRLVQGFALGGEWGGAVLLVSEHGDARRRGFWASWPQTGAPAGQLLATGVLSVMTAVLSDAAFVSWGWRVPFLLSGVLVIVGLWVRLSVDESPVFKAALASAAERRAEGAAVEKPPLVAVLVHHWRDVLIAMGARMAENISYYVITAFVLVYATAHTGLSQQTALHAVLIASALHFAVIPAWGALSDRIGRRPVYLLGAAGVAVWAFPFFALVDSHRFGALLLAVSVGLVFHGAMYAPQAAFFAEMFATRMRYSGASIGAQFSSVAAGAPAPLIATALLADFDSPTPIALYVIAAALLTLLAVGMARETRSRDLAAVDGTTAAGALRATGTGAGAGAADGGTSSAVPS from the coding sequence ATGGCCCGCGCAGCAACCGCTCCCCCGCCGCCCGCCGACCTCAAGCGCATCGTCGCCGCGAGCCTGATCGGCACCACCGTCGAGTGGTACGACTTCTTTCTCTACGGGTCTGCCGCGGCGCTGGTGTTCAACAAGCTGTTCTTTCCCGGTTCCGATCCGCTCGTCGGGACGCTGTTGGCGTTTTTGACCTACGCGGTGGGGTTTGCAGCGCGGCCCCTGGGGGCCTTGGTGTTCGGGCATTACGGGGACCGGCTGGGGCGTAAGAAGCTGCTGGTGCTGAGCCTGCTGATGATGGGCGGCGCGACGTTCGCGATCGGGTTGCTGCCGACGCATGCGACGGTCGGTACCGCGGCGCCGGTGCTGCTGACCGTGCTGCGGCTGGTCCAGGGGTTCGCGCTGGGCGGTGAGTGGGGCGGCGCGGTGCTGCTGGTGTCGGAGCACGGTGACGCACGGCGGCGCGGGTTCTGGGCGTCCTGGCCGCAAACCGGCGCACCCGCCGGGCAGTTGCTGGCCACCGGTGTGCTGTCGGTGATGACGGCGGTGTTGTCGGATGCGGCGTTCGTGTCCTGGGGCTGGCGGGTGCCGTTCCTGCTCTCGGGCGTGCTGGTGATCGTGGGGCTGTGGGTCCGGCTCTCGGTGGATGAATCGCCGGTGTTCAAGGCCGCGTTGGCGAGCGCCGCGGAACGGCGGGCGGAGGGTGCCGCGGTGGAGAAGCCGCCGTTGGTGGCGGTGCTCGTCCACCACTGGCGGGATGTGCTGATCGCGATGGGCGCACGGATGGCCGAGAACATCTCGTACTACGTGATCACGGCGTTCGTGCTCGTCTATGCGACCGCGCACACCGGGCTGTCACAGCAGACCGCCCTCCACGCCGTACTGATCGCTTCGGCGCTGCACTTCGCGGTCATCCCCGCCTGGGGCGCGCTCTCGGACCGGATCGGGCGCCGGCCGGTCTACCTCCTGGGCGCGGCCGGTGTCGCCGTCTGGGCGTTCCCGTTCTTCGCGCTGGTGGACTCCCACCGGTTCGGGGCGCTGCTGCTCGCGGTGAGCGTCGGGCTGGTCTTCCACGGTGCGATGTATGCGCCGCAGGCGGCCTTCTTCGCGGAGATGTTCGCGACCCGGATGCGGTACTCGGGCGCCTCGATCGGGGCCCAGTTCTCCTCGGTCGCGGCCGGCGCGCCGGCTCCGCTGATCGCGACCGCGCTGCTCGCCGACTTCGACAGCCCGACGCCGATCGCCCTGTACGTCATCGCAGCCGCCCTGCTGACGTTGCTCGCGGTGGGCATGGCGCGCGAGACCCGCAGCCGGGATCTCGCCGCGGTGGACGGCACGACGGCGGCCGGTGCGCTCCGGGCGACGGGCACGGGAGCGGGAGCCGGAGCGGCGGACGGCGGAACGTCATCGGCCGTACCGTCCTGA
- a CDS encoding DUF4331 family protein gives MSNHFTGLSLGAPLGDQRLDLCDLYAFQSPADPARTVLILNANPNADALHPDAVYRVNIDNDGDCLADMAISYVFSPPQDGRQTFSVFMATGEEARSAEAVGQKVVTDAEVSFGTRANRVTSGPYTFFAGSRSDAFFFDYDGIKNLFDTTGGRNFTAPHLGGASPWTGVDSNTEANVFSTVVELPTSELRADPEIRIWGRCSVRKDGRLVHADRAGHPSVSSFFNTDETKEEYNAGEPVNDRERWADLFVHLMGHTGNYTREEALAAIDADRILPDMLAFDPSKPAQYPNGRVFTDDVINYRLSFLSKGDIPPTGLTPHTDLLHEFPYLGNPHSKGN, from the coding sequence ATGTCGAATCACTTCACCGGACTCAGTCTTGGCGCACCGCTCGGGGACCAAAGGCTCGACCTCTGTGACCTCTACGCGTTTCAGTCCCCCGCCGATCCGGCGAGGACGGTGCTCATCCTCAACGCGAACCCGAATGCCGATGCGTTGCATCCTGATGCCGTCTATCGCGTCAACATCGACAATGACGGAGACTGTCTCGCCGACATGGCGATCAGTTATGTGTTCTCTCCGCCGCAGGACGGCCGCCAGACCTTCAGCGTCTTCATGGCGACAGGCGAGGAGGCCCGCTCGGCCGAAGCCGTCGGGCAGAAAGTCGTCACCGATGCGGAGGTGTCGTTCGGCACCAGGGCGAACCGTGTCACCTCCGGTCCCTACACGTTCTTCGCCGGAAGTCGAAGCGATGCCTTCTTCTTCGACTACGACGGGATCAAGAATCTCTTCGACACCACCGGAGGAAGAAACTTCACCGCGCCGCATCTCGGTGGCGCGTCACCGTGGACCGGTGTCGACTCGAACACGGAAGCCAATGTGTTCTCGACGGTGGTGGAACTGCCGACGAGTGAGCTCCGCGCCGACCCCGAGATCCGTATCTGGGGCCGGTGCAGTGTGCGGAAGGACGGCCGACTCGTCCACGCTGACCGTGCGGGACATCCTTCGGTCAGCAGTTTCTTCAACACCGACGAGACGAAGGAGGAGTACAACGCCGGCGAACCGGTGAACGATCGTGAGCGTTGGGCCGATCTCTTCGTCCATCTCATGGGGCACACCGGCAACTACACACGGGAAGAAGCCCTCGCGGCGATTGACGCCGACCGCATTCTGCCCGACATGCTGGCTTTTGACCCCTCGAAGCCCGCGCAATATCCCAACGGCCGTGTCTTCACCGACGACGTCATCAATTACCGTCTCTCCTTCCTCTCGAAGGGCGACATCCCACCCACCGGGCTCACACCGCACACGGACCTTCTGCACGAGTTCCCCTACCTCGGAAACCCCCACTCGAAGGGGAACTGA
- a CDS encoding SDR family oxidoreductase has protein sequence MSVLSTTSSPAGPSPRRHELAGRVVVLIGGGSGIGLRVAHQAAAAGAKVVLGGRTPEKLAAAAREVGEAATWQTVDVTDPHSVELFFRACDRVDHVFTTAASYRVGPMLKLDDADAASPFTSKFWGQYHVAKYAAPLLQPDGSIVLMSGAAGARPPAPAPAYAACNAAIEGLGRGLAVELAPVRVNVISPGTVDGNLWAQRPAHERDASFTQYRNDTLLHQLGTEDEIAHGVLFLFTNGYMTGSTIYPDGGYTLR, from the coding sequence ATGTCCGTGCTGTCCACCACCTCCTCCCCGGCAGGCCCGTCACCTCGCCGCCATGAGTTAGCCGGCCGTGTAGTCGTTCTGATCGGCGGTGGTTCGGGGATCGGGTTGCGGGTGGCGCATCAGGCTGCCGCGGCAGGAGCGAAGGTGGTGCTGGGAGGCCGTACACCGGAGAAGCTGGCTGCCGCGGCACGAGAGGTGGGGGAGGCGGCCACCTGGCAGACGGTGGACGTGACGGACCCTCATTCCGTCGAACTGTTCTTCCGTGCCTGTGATCGGGTCGATCACGTCTTCACGACCGCGGCGTCCTACCGCGTCGGGCCGATGCTGAAGCTGGACGATGCCGACGCGGCGAGTCCCTTCACCTCCAAATTCTGGGGGCAGTACCACGTGGCCAAATACGCCGCGCCGCTGCTGCAGCCCGACGGCTCCATCGTCCTCATGTCCGGTGCCGCGGGGGCGCGGCCCCCGGCGCCCGCTCCCGCCTACGCCGCATGCAATGCCGCCATCGAAGGACTCGGGCGGGGACTCGCGGTCGAACTCGCTCCGGTGCGGGTCAATGTGATCTCGCCGGGCACCGTCGACGGCAACCTCTGGGCACAGCGACCGGCTCACGAGCGTGACGCCAGCTTCACGCAGTACCGCAACGACACCCTGCTGCACCAGCTCGGCACCGAGGACGAGATCGCCCATGGAGTCCTGTTTCTCTTCACCAACGGCTACATGACCGGTTCAACCATCTATCCGGACGGTGGCTACACGCTGCGCTAG
- a CDS encoding class F sortase codes for MSRRSEEGGITVRRRGHRVLGCAVAAALASVLVAGCGGQETASPPPVPAGQPPAQGGDASQGGDSSQGGGASQDRATGEGSGSQAAASMPKSAPQRLSIPSLQVSSTLETLGQHKNGAMETPRDPDKAGWYRPGPTPGSQGPAVIAGHVSWNGKPSVFEKLSTMKAGDTIEVARQDGKTAKFTVDRVAQYPKDKFPTVEVYKNIDHAGLRLITCGGRYDEGRHYYPDNVVVFASLTGSA; via the coding sequence ATGAGCCGTCGGAGCGAGGAGGGCGGGATCACCGTACGGCGCCGGGGCCACCGCGTCCTCGGCTGCGCGGTCGCCGCGGCGTTGGCGAGCGTGCTCGTCGCCGGGTGCGGAGGACAGGAAACCGCGTCGCCCCCGCCGGTCCCCGCGGGGCAGCCGCCGGCCCAGGGCGGGGACGCCTCCCAGGGCGGGGACTCGTCCCAGGGCGGGGGCGCCTCCCAGGACCGAGCGACGGGTGAAGGGTCCGGGAGTCAGGCTGCCGCGAGTATGCCGAAGTCTGCTCCGCAACGGCTCTCCATCCCGTCGCTCCAGGTCTCCTCCACTCTGGAGACGCTGGGACAGCACAAGAACGGGGCCATGGAGACCCCGCGCGATCCCGACAAGGCGGGCTGGTACCGGCCGGGGCCGACGCCCGGCTCCCAGGGACCCGCCGTGATCGCGGGCCATGTCTCCTGGAACGGCAAGCCGTCGGTGTTCGAGAAGCTGTCGACGATGAAGGCTGGTGACACCATCGAGGTCGCCCGGCAGGACGGGAAGACCGCGAAATTCACGGTGGACCGTGTCGCCCAGTACCCGAAGGACAAGTTCCCCACGGTCGAGGTGTACAAGAACATCGACCATGCCGGCCTCCGCCTGATCACCTGTGGCGGCCGGTACGACGAGGGCCGGCACTACTACCCCGACAACGTGGTGGTGTTCGCCAGCCTCACGGGCAGTGCCTGA